The DNA region cacaactcctgacaggaggggacagccccaggtcgGGCTTTGCTCCAGGGGACACGGACAGGaggagatttaggttggaaattcagaaaaattcccTCATGGAAAGGTTGAaaagcattggaatgggctgtgAGGGACCATTAAGGAccaggaggggctgtgagggacCATTAAGGACCAGGAAGGATTGTGAGTGACCATCAGGGACCATGAAAGATGAGGAGAGGCTATGAGGGACCATGAAGGACAGTAAGGGACTGAGAAGGACCAGGAAGGATTTTGAAGGACCAGGAAGGATTTTGAAGGACCAGGAAGGATTGTGAAGGACCATGAGGGATTGTGAAGGACCATCAGGGATCATGAAAGATCAGGAGGGGCTATGAGGAACCATGAAGGACAGTAAGGGATTGAGAAGGACCAGGAAGGATTTTGAAGGACCAAGAAGGATTGTAAATGACCGTCAGGGATCATGAAGGGCCTTGAGGCACCATGCAGGACTGTGAGCAGCTAGGAAGGATCATGAAGGGTCATGAGGGAAAATGAAGGATCATGAGGAGCTGTGAGGGACCATGAAGGATCACAAAGGACAGTGAGGGGTCGGGAGGTATCGCAAGGGACCATGAAGGGGCAACTTGATGGACTGTGAAGGACCATGAAGAACCGTGAGGGGACTGAGAAGACCAGGAAGGATTGTGAAGGACCTTGAGGGGCAATGCAGGACTGTGAGAGGCCAGGAAGGGCCGTGAAGGAGCATGAGGAACCATGAAGGCCCATGAATGACCGAGACTGGCACTTTGAAGGAcctgaggggctgtgagggacCATGAAGGGCCATGAGGGACCGTGAAGGCCTGTGAGGGCCCGAGACTGGCACCTAGAGGGATCATGAGGGGCCATGAGGGATCATGAAGGCCTGTGAGGGATCATGAAGGCTTGTGAGGGACCATGAAGGCTTGTGATGGACCATGAAGGCTTGTGAGGGATCATAAAGGCTTGTGAGGGATCATGAAGGCCTGTGAGCGACTGAGACCAGCACCTTGAGGGATCatgaggggctgtgagggacCATGAAGGACCATAAAGGCCAGTCCAAGACTGGCACCTTGAGGGACCAAGACCTCCACTTTGAAGGATCCTGATGGCCCGTGAGGGACCATGATGGACAGAAACTGATACTTCGAAAGACcctgaggggctgtgagggacCATGAAGGTCCATGAGTGACTGAGACCAGACCCTTGAGGGATCatgaggggctgtgagggacCATGAAGGCTTGTGAGGGACCAAGACATCCACTTTGAAGGACCCTGAGGCACCATGAAGGACAGAGACTGGCACTTTGAAGTACCCTGAGGGACCATGAAGGACCCTGAGGGACCATGAAGGCCCGTGAGGGACCGAGACCTCCACTTTGAAGGATCCTGATGGCCTGTGAGGCATCACGAAGGCCCGTGAGGGCTTGAAACCAGCACTTTGAAGGATCTTGAAGGACCATGAGGCACCATGAAGACCCGTGAGGGCCCAAGACCGCCACTTTGAAGGATCTTGAGGGACCACGAGGGCCCATGAAGGCCCAAGACCGGCACTTTGAAGGATCCTGATGGCCCGTGAGGGACCATGAGGGACAGAGACTGGCACTTTGAAAGACcctgaggggctgtgagggacCATGAAGGCTCATGAGGGACCAAAAGCTCCACTTTGAAGGATCCTGAGGGCCCGTGAGGCACCATGAAGGGCCATGAGGGCTTGAAACCGGCACTTTGAAGGATCTTGAGGGACCATGAGGGCCCGTGAAGGCCCAAGACAGGCACTTTGAAGAACTCTGAGGGACCATGAAGGACAGAGACTGGCACTTTGAAGGACCCTGAGGGATCACGAAGGCCCGTGAGGGACCAGGACCGGCACTTTGAAGGATCTTGAGGGACCATGAGGACCCGAGACGGGTACTTTGAAGGATCATGAGACACCACGAAGGCCCGTGAGGAACCCGGACCGGCACCGTGAGGGCCCCCGAGGCCCCGTCGGGCACCGTTTCCCCCGcgcgccgccagggggcgctgtggccGGCCGGAAGTTCCGGTGGCGGCGGGGCCGGTGGGTGATGGCGGCGATGGCGGCGGGGCCGTGAGGGGAGGGCGAGAGCGGCGGCCCGGGGGCTCCGTGCGGGCCCTGCCCGGGGCGGGGCAGTGACAGTGCCGGGAGGGCTGAGGGGAAGGAGGCGGCCCCTCGGTGCCGGCGCGTTCTTAGGCCACGCGGCTGCTCCTTCTGGCCTtagggaggagcagggctgtgctggggagctcGGCTGGAGTTATCGTGTTTTTAAGTTAAAACAGCCCAAGATTTATTAATAAATCGCCTCCGCGGCTTAGCTGCCCCGGTGCTTCACCCCCACAGCAGAGCCCGACAGACTGAGGGTAAAACCAGGAGGATGTTTAGGGTGTCAAGCCTGTCTTTTGGGGATATGAGGTTGAATagagaagattttttaaagctgCATGTTTCCATTACTTAATAAATGTTCTTGTTTGAACAGTCATTGCTGGCTGTGCCAGTGAacaaagtgaaacaaaatgttAATATCACGGCTGAGTTCCCAGTTACTGAAGGCTTCGAGAATTGCAGGTAAATTGCTATTGTGTGACCAAGTTTTGTGTTtggttgggtttattttcttggGGTAATTGGGCTCCCAGATGTTTCTTTTCCACCAAGCAGTGCAGGAGAGAGGAGGCTGTCGTTGAGTCAGTGGTTGTCAAATGTTTTTGTGTCTCTGATTTGCTGTGTATACATTAACACAAAAACTTAATGGAATCCATTTAGTGGaatcatggaaaggtttggaaGGGTCTTAAAGGCCATGGAATTCCAATCCCTCACAGTGAAGGGGAACCTTAAAAACTGTAGAATGAATTCCAGTCCCTCCAGTGAAGGAGAACCTTAAAAACCATGGAATGAATTCCAGTCTCTTCCAGTGAAGGGGAACCTCAAAAACCATGGAATTCCAATCTCTTCCAGTGAAAGGGAATCTTAAAAACCATAGAATGAATTCCAGTCCCTCCAGTGAAGGGGAACCTTAAAAACCATGGAATTCCAATCTCTCCCAGTGAAGTGGAACCTCAAAGACCATGGAATTCCAATCCTTCCCAGTGAAAGGGAACCTCCACTTTACCTGGGTGACCTGGGCAGCTTAGCCAATAAagtataatatatttttaacatcACAGCATTGTAGTTTAAAGTGAAAACTGGAAATCCTTCCTTGCTTTTGTGATGATGACACAACTCGTGTGAGCGTTTCCTTTGATTACCTTGTTCTGGTCAGGGTTTTCTGGTGGTTtgagagctgggcagagctttTCTCGTGCTCCTGCTGGAAAATTCTGCCTTTTAAGTGCAACCCCTTTCTCCCAAAGGCCACCTCCTGCCCAGATCAGTGtcctccttcctgtgctgccGCTCTCCATCCGCATGCTACAGCACCCAGCCCCCCAACACCAGCggggcccagccccagcagtggcacACGCTGGaccctgagctggaggagatCCTGATTCCCAGAAAACTCTCCATCAGCCCCTTGGAGAGCTGGCTGACAGTGAGGTACTCCCTCCCCAAAGCTGAGGGGGCTCAGGAAGGAGCCAGCCATGAAATCCCCCAGCCCTCAGAGtgccctcctcctgctggggctgggggtgtggaggaaggagagggagccCTGGGGGACAAAGTGCAGTGCAGGAACGTGCTGAAGATCCGCAGGAGGAAAATGAACAGGCACAAGTACAAGAAGCTGCTCAAGAGGAGGAAGTTCATCCGCAGGAGGATAAAGGAGGGGCGCAGGAAGAAGCgtcaggtgagctcaggggaGGGGGagttctctgaaaaaaatgtgcCCACACACCAAACCAGCCTCATTTAGGTGTTGGatgatggattttggggaaaaatgaacCTGAAAGAATtcaggcaggaatttctccatggaaaggtcCAGGCattggagctgcccagggaggtttggagtgcccatccctggaggtgtccaagggGAGTTCTCTGACAAAAATGTGCCCACACACCAAACCACCCTCATGTAGGTGTTGGAtgatggatttgggggaaaaatgaacCTGAATGAATCCAGCATTTATCCTCAGATTGGatagcagcaggaatttctccatggaaagggtgtCCAGGCtttggagctgctcagggaggtttggagtgcccatccctggaggtgtccaaggaatttTATGGATGTGACAGGGTGGACTCACTGACCTTGGAGATCTTTCCCAGTGATTCCAAGCATAAATGTGATAATTGCTGGGCATTTATTTAGTAATTTACAAATATGTGTGGTTAATGGAGATGAATTTTAGCATTTGTGTGGAGGATGGATTCATCTGTCTGCCCTGCTGTAATCTGAATTTCTTCCCTGTCTTGCCACCATCCTCAGGAGCTTTTTACTCTATTTATTTACTCTAtttactcttttattttctttaataaggGTGAGGGAAGACATGGGTGTAGTTCTCCTTCAGCACTGCCTTTCATGGGATAGAATTTGATtcattctctgggaattctcaCTTTGCCCAGATACAAACTGGGCTTAATTGTAATTCCACTGCTTCAGATTTGCAGTGAACTCTGTAAAATCCTCTTGTTTTCCTCACCATTTCATTCCACCTTCTCAGTTTTCCTTGCACAGGACTTTTAAAATCATAATACCAAAATCCTTTTAATGTCTTCTGATGTGTTTTCTGCAgtaaaattcaatatttttgacACTTATaaactttgtttcctttgtaCACTGTCCTTGGGACATGTGGGCAGTGCCTGTTGATTCTAAGCTGTGTtatctatttattatttttttttttaggtaaaaTTTGAGAAAGATTTGGAGCGCATCTGGAAAAAAGCTGGCCTGAAaactgctcctgcagggtgGCAAACCCCCAAGATCTACCTGAGGAGTTCCAAACgataaaaaaaccacaacacctGTCCCAAATTGTAACCTGcaattgtaattaaaaaaaaatatttaagtatgtCCATGACATTTAACCTTTTTCTGATTGTGATgaaaagagcaggaaggagTTTTCCAAGGACAAGCTGGcagcttttcctccccaaaGGAGGAAATTCCTCTTTGAGATGAGACtgaacctaaaaaaaaaataaaaataaaaatcaggtgTGGGAGATGGGATCAGTGAAAGAATTCCTGTTGTTTCTGTGGCACAAAGTTTTGGAAAAGTTTTTTTCTAAAGTGCATTTTTACTGCAGAAAGGTTGGGATTTCCCTGAGAGTTGTGGTGGGATGGGAATTGGATCAGAATTCTGTGGGATTTACCTGCAGGAGCTTTTGTTGTCTCTTATCTGGAGTGCCTTGGGCATTGTGTGAGCTTCCTTAAAAGGCacttttgatttttgtgttcTATTTTGTGCTAAtaaaaaatggttatttttgtctttgactGATCCCTGTCGTGTAGAACATCCAGATATTGGTCAAAGTAGAAATTATTCATTAACTACAAAAATTTTTGTGCCTGAAACAAAGCCTGATACAATCAGATGGTTTTGCATGGTTGAAGAGAGTTGTGaaagctgtgaaaaataaacatggCAGAGGATTTTTAATCTGGGTTCTGCTTTGggttctgcttttctttttgggCTTTGAGTCACTTCTGGGTGTTTCAGTGTGATTTgagttctgtgttttaaaagagATGGGGTGGgctgagggggaaaagaagggaaaaaaaacttcttcaggCTGGGAAGCTCCctgaaaattattcctttttttttttttttttctgctgggagAGAATAATCTGTGGAAATCATTGCTGCAAGGTGCAGTTTAGgacacagcttctgtgggccTCACCACCCCTGACAGGcaagaattccttcctgacACCTTAAATCTctcaggatttttgttttccttgtggaAAAACTCTTACAAAGCACTGATCAGGTTTTATTCCATCAATGATGGAATTTGAAACTCATTTTATTGaacagagagatggaaaagtgCCCCTGATTTTCTGTAGAGGGAGCCTGACTCCAGGATATATCCAAAGCTTTTTTAGGaactgcttttcctctccaaaatTTCTGCATCCCACTGAACCTGCACACTTAACACAGCTTTGTGTGCATGAGTGGCTGtggtaacaaaaaaaaagctttgatttaaaatatcaaagatttccattattttgctgttctgaaatggttgaaaaaacaaaacaaattctggTGTTTATTACAGAGCTTGGAGGTGATTTTATGTCACTCATGGGGCTGGAAAGgtccctcaaaattggaaaagaaatgaaatttctctCATCTTTTCCCAAATTATTGGATTCCATGCACTTAAGTGCAGGCAGCAAGCTCAGCTGGACAGAACAAGCTCAGGAATTGTCTCAGTGATCAGGTTTGTGCTGGAATGAGTTTGCTGTAAAATTGGAAATGAAAACcctgaattttattattttttaatttttttttctctgaaccaAATCCCATTGCAGATGTGGAGGGTGTTGCCCTATTTTGGAAAGgtcagagcccagcagtgacaaaaatacaatttatttttaatgttaaaaagcaataaattattgcaatttATTAAAGCAACACTTCTGGCAAGCAGGATTTTGGTTGTCCCCTTAACCTGGAGAGCAATAATTCTTACCAGAGGAAGAACTAAATCCATTTTTTATATTGCATTATGGAAAGCAACCTCCTTTCCcccaaagtatttttatttttcatgcaaaCCTGAGGTAAACAACACAGCTCTTGCAGGCACCTTTGAGCACCAACCCATTAATTTTTCCACTCTTTTCCCAGTCATTTCTGATCTCAAAATAAACTGGGATCCCACAGCTTCATTATTTTAGGTGGGTGCAATGGATGAGCTGCAATTAGTGTCAAAATCTGCtaccagagctctgctcccacgTGCACAGAGGTCACAAAATGTGGCCACAAAGGGAACACAAAATttcagctctcagctcctgaGGACTCCCAGAATTTTCTCATTCctcacaggaattttttttttttttcaggaagaaatctGATTTAGCGTTAGCTGTGGGAGCAGTGAAATTCAGGTTGAGCAGTGCTTGTCTCAGGttggaaaaatctgatttatttttacctgTGGAAGGAGTGAAATTTAGGTTGAGCAGTGCTTGGTGTTTGTCTCAGGttggaaaaatctgatttatttttttacctgtgGAAGGAGTGAAATTCAGGTTGAGCAGTGCTTGTCTCAGGttggaaaaatctgatttatttttacctgTGGAAGGAGTGAAATTCAGGTTGAGCAGTGCTTGTCTCAGGttggaaaaatctgatttatttttacctgTGGAAGGAGTGAAATTCAGGTTGAACAGTGCTTGTCTCAGGTTGGAAAAATCTGActttgtgctgcctgtgggaagAGTGAAATTCAATTTGTGCTGTGCTCGTGGTCAGGATTTGTGGTGTGCTCAGGGGCTTGGGAGTGACCTGGAATTCTGGATTCATGCAGGATTTCTGGACATTTTTTCAGCTCCGTTGCTTCTCCCCTGTTTCCCCCAAAACTTTGTATAGCATGAACAACTTCCATGTAAAATCTGGAATGACAGAGGATGAAAAATTCCCCTTTAGAGAtgggagctgggtttggaatTCAGAAAGTGACTGAGGagaaccaggagctgctgctttgtccCAACATTTCTGGAGCTCAGTTCAAAGGGGTGATTTGATACCTCAAAACTTTGTGTAGGATGGACAACTTCCATGTAAAACCCTTCAAAATCTGGAATGACAGAGGATGCAAAATTCCCCTTTAGAGATGGGACCTGGCTCTGGGGGCTTTTCCCTGGAATTCAGAAAGTGGCTGAGGagaaccaggagctgctgctttgtccCAACATTTCTGGAGCTCATTTCAAAGGGGTGATTTGATGCCTCAAAACTTTGTGTAGGGTGAACAACTTCCATCTAAAATCCTTCAAAATCTGGAATGACAGAGATGCAAAATTCCCCTTTAGAGATGGGACCTGGCTCTGAAATTCAGAAAGTGACTGAGgaacagccaggagctgctgctttgtccCAACATTTCTGGAGCTCAGTTCAAAGGGGTGATTTGATGCCTCAAAACTCTGTGTAGGATGGACAACTTCCATgtaaaatcctttaaaatctGCAATGACAGAGGTGCAAAATTCCCCTTTGGAGATGGGACCTGgctctgaaattcagaaaatggCTGAGGAGAACCAGGAGCTGCTACTTTGTCCCAACATTTCTGGAGCTCAGTTCAAAGGGGTGATTTGATGCCTCAAAACTTTGTGTAGGATGAACAACTTCCATGTAAAATCCTTCAAAATCTGGAATGACAGGGGATGAAAAATTCCCCTTTAGAGAtgggagctgggtttggaatTCAGAAAGTGGCTGaggagagccaggagctgctgctttgtccCAACATTTCTGGAGCTCAGTTCAAAGGGGTGATTTGATGCCTCAACCATTTCCTCCTGAGCCTCCAGCTGCCAAAttgcagcaggactggggatctgcccccccagagctcagcctggtgGAGTTTTTGTGGATTTGGGAAAGCTTGAGATGCTCCAGAACCACATGAGGATGAGTCAGTCCCGTGTCATGGCTTGGCCACTCTTCTTTCTCAGGTTCAAAATTTGGTTTTGGGGGAGGTTTTGTAGAAATTGAGAAGGTTTGGGAGCactcattttaaaatcttgattTCTTAGGAAAATCCAGTTGCTGCTGTGAACCTACAGGATTTACAGATAAAAGAACAGAGCCATTCCTGGAGTTCTGATTGCTGTAACTCCAACTCAGAGCTGCACATTTTTCCATCCCCTCATGCTTCATGGAgggatttttctttgtgttgaaGGCACCCCTGGCTCTCAGAATAGACTGGGGGATGAGTACTTCATAATTTAGAtgaaataaaaggcagaaaaatctcatttcacTGGGGTAAAGAAGCAGCATGCAGAAATAACTCCTGATTTCCTTAGGGAATGGGAATACTGGGAAGAtctgggagggaagagggatgAAATTTGAACTGGAAagttaaaaatgagaattcttCCCCAAATCTGCCCAGGCTGGTGTGCAGCTggtccaggctctgctcccaattctgcccctgctctgctctgtgagttTGGGTGACTCATTTCCTTttgtgctccctcctgctcctgtctgtttaaattccaaatttttcctaCCAGGAGccctctgtgctgtgtgggaCAAACCCAAGAGTGCTGTGACCAAGAGAGATCCTTGCACACATGAGTGAGGGaccaaaaaaacacatttaatgtgattttagttatttttaaacagcatttaaattgAAACAATCATAGCAAGtacttattttttttgttcaactAAAATGATTTTTATAGAGAAGTGATTTTTCAGATTTACCTTCTTACAGTTTGGTCATgccaaaaatattaaacttgacagaaaattataatttacACCTGCTCTGTGGGTGTCAGTGAGGTGCTGCTTTGTGTCTCTTTTTCCATCCCTGATTTATTTGCTGCCTcttgttttcccatttctccttggtcagttgttggtttttttgggtagCTTCTGtctagaattaaaaaaaaatagaagaaaaaaaaatcagtgttggTTTCCTGGgcaatttttgtgtttttgtagCTGGTTTCTATTAATGGTTTTGAGATGAATCCCAGGAATCTGAAGCTTTCCAGCCAAAGGAGGTGTTTAAATCTGGTGCCATCCAAGGGTGCTGGAATGCAGGGACTTTTTGGAGGTGCAGTTTAAATCCTCACTTGGGCACATCCAGGTCTCAGCAGAACAAAACCCTCTCAGCATTTCATTTCTGAATAAATCCCTGCATTCCTGGACGTGCACATGAATTCATTTCTGTTCCTTGGGTCATAGGGAAGTGGAGATTGAAGGCAGGAGGGAGttgaggagctgcctgcagagccccaaacccaccctgctCCCATTCCTCTGGATTTGCTTCCAAATGAAagctcaggttggacatcaggaggtGGAAAAGGTTGTGGAACATGGGGATTGCTGCCCAGGAAGAACACACAAATAACATGGATTGATGGGAATAACCCACACAGCTGCAAAATTCTGGGTACTGCAGCTTAAATCCTCACTTGGGCACATCCAGGTCTCAGCAGATCAAAACCCTCTCAGCATTTCATTTCTGAATAAATCCTTTATTCCTGGACATGCACATGAATTTTTGCTCCTTGGGTTCTAGGGAAGTGGAGATTAAAAGCAGGAGGGAGttgaggagctgcctgcagagccccaaaccctccctgctcccattcctCTGGATTTGCTTCCAAATGAAGGCTCAGGCTGCACCAGAggaggctcaggttggacatcaggaggtGGAAAAGGTTGTTGAACATGGGGATTGCTGCCCAGGGAgttccctggaggtgtcccaggagcactcagagctctgggctgtggatctgctcctggagggattttccaaGGATTGAGGAGTGTTTGGGCACAGTGGGGCATTTCTGTGGACTcctcctgtcccagggctggtatttaatgattttttttttttttttttttttttattcagccCATCCTAAAGGTgtcagagctctgccctgctcatcCCCCAGCTGCATCTCAGGCTGCTGATTCCAGTGGACTCCAgagaaatggaacaaaaacaCATCTGGTGAGAGCATCACCTTGTCATTCTGGCTGTGCCCTTCAGAGGAGGCAAATCAGagctttttgtgtttgtggCTGGGGAACAAGCAGGATAATGCTGGGGCTGAGAGGTGCCTGGCttgttccagccctgcagtAATGACAGGCTCTGCTTGGCAGCCCTGTCATTGTGGTTGGCTTTCAGTTTTGTCCTTTCAGCTCACAGTTCTTGCTCGAAGCTGGATGATTTCAGGTTTGCTTCAGGGGTTCGTGGCAGCTGGGAGATTTGGTTTCAAGAGAAAAGCTTTGCCACCAAGTGAAAAAATGGTGCTGTCAATTAACCCTGAACTgtggtgcatttttttttgctgttcccaggcaaagttatttttttccgtattttattttaaagaatcCTTACTGCCTTTACCACTGCCAATTAGCTGTACTCTTCATTCCTAAGCTATAACATTTCCTACTACTTTTCTATTCCAGGAATTTtatcctttcttcttcccatgAGTAGGTATTTTCTCCTTTGATCCTGGTGGAACTCTCTGGGTCCTGTATTTAAAGAAGCTGTTGATGATAAGCCTGGAGTGTTGACAAATCCTACACACAAGGCTTTGGACTGTAATTTGTGAAAACAGATCATTAATGCTGCCACTCCTTTTTAATTCATGTATTTATGGCTGTGAAGATGGCGGGGAGGGAACCTCTTCTGTTTCCCAGGGTTAGTGGCTCTCAGAAATTGCAATAAAGGATGGAGGGATCCCCTTGGCATCAGAGCTTTTTCCTCATCTGATCCTTGCTCAGATTTTCTGGCTGCTGATCTTCAGTTTGGATTTATTGGGAAATCTCTGAGTGCagcctgaaaacaaaaatggtAAAGATGGAAGAGATGGGGAGGAGAAAACTTCCTGACAGTCACAACTTCCCAATTACCTCTGTGACCCCTGCACTT from Catharus ustulatus isolate bCatUst1 chromosome 24, bCatUst1.pri.v2, whole genome shotgun sequence includes:
- the AURKAIP1 gene encoding aurora kinase A-interacting protein, whose amino-acid sequence is MLISRLSSQLLKASRIAGHLLPRSVSSFLCCRSPSACYSTQPPNTSGAQPQQWHTLDPELEEILIPRKLSISPLESWLTVRYSLPKAEGAQEGASHEIPQPSECPPPAGAGGVEEGEGALGDKVQCRNVLKIRRRKMNRHKYKKLLKRRKFIRRRIKEGRRKKRQVKFEKDLERIWKKAGLKTAPAGWQTPKIYLRSSKR